Genomic DNA from Deltaproteobacteria bacterium:
GTCTGGATTTGATCGAGATGCCCCGGAGCCGGAAATATTCCCGCTGTTGCGGGGCCGGGGGGGGGCTCAAGGCCGGCTATCCGGATATCCAGAACAAGATGGCCCAAAGGCGGGTTAAGGAGGCCGAAGCCACCGGG
This window encodes:
- a CDS encoding (Fe-S)-binding protein, giving the protein LDLIEMPRSRKYSRCCGAGGGLKAGYPDIQNKMAQRRVKEAEATGAEELVSACPFCYAGLQVGIKALESPLTMRDLSYLVEESLLIKTG